The Methanocella arvoryzae MRE50 genome includes a region encoding these proteins:
- a CDS encoding GNAT family N-acetyltransferase: protein MPVELLDDRGQWDEFVETSPDSMLFHRWDFLKIIEKHSSYRLLPLGVRRGRELVCVFPLFFRSFKGLKTVFSPPPGTCVPYLGPAFSPGYHHLRQKRKESYLNDAFQEVSGELKKLVPNYISVSTVPGFDDARPFMWAGYDLGINYTYYLDLGRPLEKILEGFDPDCKKKIRAGDKYHLSIDQTLDVETFYAITRDRFASRGMGSPLLSPQYLRDILDAFPDNVQMYFAYAGDELVSLALNCAYKESLMFWLGEINIRKDIPGNELMKWEFIRQAKQQGLREVELEGAGLKHLCLFKSKFNPALRQTFVASKKDPLGAAAEWAYKNVLKKNFTAGLKSVIPLY, encoded by the coding sequence GTGCCAGTAGAGCTTCTGGATGACCGGGGCCAGTGGGACGAGTTTGTCGAAACGAGCCCGGACAGCATGCTCTTTCACAGGTGGGACTTTTTGAAGATCATCGAGAAGCACTCCAGTTACAGGCTGCTTCCGCTGGGGGTCCGCAGAGGCAGGGAGCTGGTCTGTGTATTCCCCCTGTTTTTCCGATCCTTTAAAGGGCTGAAGACGGTCTTTTCCCCTCCCCCCGGGACATGTGTCCCCTACCTTGGACCCGCTTTCAGCCCGGGGTATCACCATCTCAGGCAGAAGAGGAAGGAAAGCTACCTGAACGACGCTTTCCAGGAAGTAAGCGGGGAACTGAAAAAACTGGTGCCGAACTACATCTCTGTTTCCACAGTCCCGGGCTTCGACGACGCCAGGCCTTTCATGTGGGCCGGCTACGACCTCGGGATCAATTATACCTATTACCTCGACCTGGGCCGGCCGCTGGAAAAAATCCTGGAAGGCTTTGATCCTGACTGCAAGAAGAAGATCAGGGCAGGCGACAAATACCACCTTTCGATAGATCAGACCCTCGACGTCGAGACGTTCTACGCTATCACCCGGGACCGGTTTGCCAGCCGGGGCATGGGCTCTCCGCTCCTCAGCCCTCAATACCTGCGGGATATCCTCGATGCTTTTCCCGATAATGTGCAGATGTACTTCGCTTATGCCGGGGATGAGCTTGTATCTCTGGCACTGAACTGCGCTTACAAGGAGAGCCTGATGTTCTGGCTGGGGGAGATAAATATCAGAAAAGACATCCCCGGCAACGAGCTCATGAAGTGGGAGTTCATCCGGCAGGCGAAGCAGCAGGGCCTCCGGGAAGTTGAACTGGAAGGTGCAGGCCTCAAACACCTGTGCCTCTTTAAGTCCAAGTTCAACCCTGCACTCAGGCAGACTTTCGTGGCCAGCAAAAAGGACCCGCTGGGCGCTGCGGCTGAATGGGCTTACAAGAACGTTCTGAAAAAAAATTTTACGGCAGGGCTTAAATCAGTTATACCCCTGTATTGA
- a CDS encoding glycosyltransferase, with translation MRIGVFINTAGQAHFFRNIVRQLEADGHEVAIVARNQGITCELLDELEIPYYPYSSTPDKSARITSFPWDILRAYRYLKEKRLDLIAGFGIYSTCAARMLRVPDITFCDDEPMIYPASYAVPFNFFRRFTGALVTPSSFRQALGKKQIRVSSYKELAYLHPNHFSPDRGVYQLLGLPEGSDYVLLRFNAFDAIHDVGITGFSGADKIGLVRELEKYAPVFISTYGEVPEEIRDRLLPVPKHRIHDVISFAKLVVTDTGTTTTEAAMLGTPAVRAMTFVKNDAGNWIELEKKYGLIYSYVEPGKAIEKAVELIQQPDLRERWKAKRERMLQDKIDMTSYMVWFIENYPESVTKVWHPATHHSYQPIVDAGTTP, from the coding sequence ATGAGAATCGGGGTTTTCATCAACACGGCCGGGCAGGCTCACTTCTTCAGGAACATCGTAAGGCAGCTGGAAGCCGATGGCCATGAAGTAGCTATCGTCGCCCGCAATCAGGGAATCACCTGCGAGCTCCTGGATGAGCTGGAGATCCCGTACTATCCGTATTCTTCCACCCCGGACAAGTCTGCCCGGATCACTTCTTTCCCGTGGGACATCCTCAGGGCTTACCGGTACCTGAAAGAGAAGAGGCTTGATCTCATTGCAGGCTTTGGCATCTACAGCACCTGCGCAGCTCGTATGCTCCGCGTTCCTGACATCACCTTCTGCGACGACGAGCCTATGATCTATCCGGCATCCTATGCGGTGCCCTTCAACTTCTTTCGCAGGTTTACTGGCGCTCTGGTGACGCCATCTTCCTTCCGGCAGGCACTGGGTAAAAAGCAGATCCGGGTGTCCAGCTACAAGGAGCTGGCCTATCTGCACCCGAACCATTTCAGCCCTGACAGAGGGGTATATCAGCTCCTGGGCCTGCCCGAAGGATCTGACTATGTACTGCTGCGGTTCAACGCTTTCGACGCGATCCACGATGTCGGGATCACCGGCTTCAGCGGCGCCGACAAGATCGGGCTCGTCAGAGAACTGGAGAAGTACGCGCCTGTCTTCATTTCCACTTATGGAGAAGTCCCCGAAGAGATCAGAGACCGCCTTCTGCCAGTGCCCAAGCACAGGATCCATGACGTCATCAGCTTCGCGAAGCTGGTGGTCACGGATACGGGCACCACTACGACCGAGGCAGCCATGCTGGGCACGCCAGCCGTCAGGGCTATGACCTTCGTGAAGAACGACGCCGGCAACTGGATAGAGCTGGAGAAGAAGTACGGGCTGATCTACAGTTACGTCGAGCCAGGGAAAGCGATCGAAAAAGCCGTCGAGCTCATACAGCAACCCGATCTGCGAGAGCGGTGGAAGGCAAAAAGGGAGAGGATGCTGCAGGACAAGATCGACATGACCTCCTACATGGTCTGGTTCATCGAGAATTATCCGGAGAGCGTTACGAAAGTCTGGCACCCGGCCACACACCACTCCTATCAGCCCATAGTCGACGCCGGCACTACTCCATGA
- a CDS encoding lipopolysaccharide biosynthesis protein, with protein MNVHVPAYLRELRYHLNDPLYKNSVFIFTTRLLTVVVGFVFWMIAARLYSVEDVGLAVALISSATLINLFSTLGIEHSIIRFFPAYSMARVINSSIIIVTLTSLAIGVAYSIALILLSSDLAFVSNPVYLIIFVAFGVISTIAVVTGNIFIAMRKTLYYLVQNVFISFRVLFLIPLIFLGSFGIVGSTMAAYIVAFLFVLFILSRFIRFDFRADRDYIRNSFSYSSRNYVATLLSEVPFLLMPVIVLHVLGEADAARYYIAFTIGSFLMQITYTISTSLFVEGSHGESMKKNVIKSGIAIYSLLVPAFLCICLFGEYVLNIYGSEYVAALDLLKLVALSSFFQAIYSLYCAIQKVNMGMDSVIKLNLIMFCLFLGLSYALMGLFGTTGVGYAMVVTFIVIDLLIIGICKKEKWI; from the coding sequence ATGAATGTCCATGTACCTGCATATTTACGAGAGCTAAGATATCACCTGAACGATCCGCTGTATAAGAATTCTGTGTTTATCTTCACCACCAGACTCCTGACAGTGGTGGTAGGGTTCGTCTTCTGGATGATCGCAGCGAGGCTTTATTCCGTAGAGGATGTAGGCCTGGCCGTAGCCCTGATCTCGTCGGCAACCCTGATCAACCTGTTCTCGACACTGGGTATCGAGCATTCCATCATCAGGTTTTTCCCGGCCTACAGCATGGCCAGGGTCATCAACAGCAGCATAATCATCGTTACCCTTACATCGCTGGCCATAGGCGTAGCGTACAGCATTGCACTAATTCTGCTCTCCTCTGACCTCGCGTTCGTGAGTAACCCGGTCTACCTCATAATATTCGTCGCCTTCGGAGTCATCAGCACCATCGCGGTCGTCACTGGAAACATATTCATAGCCATGCGTAAGACGCTGTACTACCTTGTCCAGAACGTGTTCATCTCTTTCAGGGTCCTGTTTCTCATACCGCTGATCTTCCTGGGAAGCTTCGGCATCGTGGGCTCGACGATGGCCGCATACATCGTGGCCTTTCTATTCGTGCTCTTCATCCTCAGCAGATTCATCAGGTTCGACTTCAGGGCAGACAGAGACTACATCCGGAACTCGTTCAGCTACTCATCCCGGAACTACGTGGCTACCTTGCTGTCCGAAGTGCCATTTCTGCTCATGCCGGTGATCGTTCTCCACGTCCTGGGAGAAGCCGACGCTGCCAGGTACTACATCGCGTTCACGATCGGGAGCTTCCTGATGCAGATCACCTACACGATCAGTACCTCGCTGTTCGTGGAGGGAAGCCACGGAGAGAGCATGAAGAAGAACGTGATCAAGTCGGGGATAGCGATCTATTCGCTGCTCGTGCCTGCCTTCCTGTGCATCTGTCTGTTCGGCGAATATGTCCTCAACATCTATGGCAGTGAGTATGTGGCAGCTCTCGATCTTCTCAAGCTGGTGGCGCTGTCGAGCTTTTTCCAGGCGATCTATTCCCTGTACTGTGCCATCCAGAAGGTGAATATGGGAATGGACAGCGTCATTAAGCTGAACCTGATCATGTTCTGCCTGTTCCTCGGACTGTCTTACGCGCTGATGGGACTCTTCGGGACTACCGGGGTGGGGTATGCGATGGTCGTCACCTTCATCGTGATAGATCTGTTGATAATTGGTATTTGTAAGAAGGAGAAATGGATATGA
- a CDS encoding polysaccharide deacetylase family protein, with translation MQRNGYKSYYRSPDRDSILEPSVSRYLVENNLDVAYPGDRQFAVCLTHDIDIIYPTLPHKALSSIHFLKGLNLGGLKEELFRNRTVKGPGTYVNFREIMEIEEAYDARSTFYFMAPCPGKKGSGLYDLRSIEDELGFISDRGWDIGLHGGYYAYDDLAEILEEKKNLETVLGKKVTGYRNHYLCFKIPDTWELLARAGFEYDTTLGYNNMIGFRNGMCHPFRPFNLKLGREVDIVEIPLTIMDRTLFGYAGTPARAWEKAKLLIDTVERYHGVITLLWHNTVFGSPYREEWKRLYCKILDYCSSKNAWMTSAEEISKTRIAYACQNSI, from the coding sequence ATGCAGCGGAACGGATACAAGTCTTATTACAGGTCTCCAGACAGGGACTCGATCCTGGAGCCCTCTGTCTCCCGGTATCTGGTCGAAAATAACCTGGACGTGGCTTATCCCGGGGACCGACAGTTCGCCGTATGCCTGACGCATGACATAGACATCATCTACCCTACCTTACCACACAAGGCCCTGTCCTCCATTCATTTCCTCAAGGGCCTGAACCTGGGAGGGCTCAAAGAAGAGCTCTTCCGGAACAGAACCGTGAAGGGGCCTGGTACCTACGTTAACTTCAGAGAGATAATGGAGATCGAGGAAGCCTACGACGCCAGGTCGACCTTTTACTTCATGGCTCCCTGCCCCGGGAAAAAAGGCTCCGGCCTCTATGATCTGCGCTCCATAGAGGATGAGCTGGGCTTCATCTCTGACCGGGGCTGGGACATAGGCCTACATGGCGGCTACTACGCGTACGATGACCTCGCCGAAATCCTGGAGGAAAAGAAGAACCTGGAAACCGTGCTCGGGAAAAAGGTGACCGGCTACAGGAACCACTACCTCTGCTTTAAGATCCCCGACACGTGGGAACTCCTGGCCCGGGCGGGGTTTGAATACGACACGACGCTGGGCTATAATAACATGATCGGCTTCCGCAACGGCATGTGCCACCCGTTCAGGCCGTTTAACCTGAAGCTGGGCAGAGAAGTCGACATCGTGGAAATTCCCCTGACTATCATGGACCGCACGCTGTTCGGCTACGCCGGCACTCCCGCCCGGGCGTGGGAGAAAGCGAAGCTGCTTATAGACACCGTCGAGCGTTACCACGGAGTCATCACCCTGCTCTGGCACAACACCGTCTTTGGCTCTCCCTACCGGGAAGAGTGGAAGCGGCTGTACTGCAAAATACTGGACTACTGCAGCAGCAAAAACGCCTGGATGACCAGCGCGGAAGAGATCTCTAAGACGAGGATCGCCTATGCATGCCAGAATAGTATATGA
- a CDS encoding GNAT family N-acetyltransferase, whose translation MHARIVYDQGWWDRFAADSPGGTLFHRWKFLEIMEKYSSFKMLPYAVFRGEEPVCIFPLFYRSYGGLKAVFSPPLQTNVPYLGPAFSEGYYGLRQRRKESYLNDAVEEVNREIARLSPSYVAVDAAPGFDDVRPFLWSGYDVDVKYTYVIDLARPLDRIWEGFDASCKKRIRRCEHTAPEIRRSEDTRAFYQIMDERLRLKGQSSVYGSQSHEYLRDILTAFPENVKMHFLCDHGISGVQVTCEYRDTLLLWLGSANGHYNEYLIWELIKRAKAAGLRRFEIYDGHTRRLTPFKSKFGPGLEKCYSVSRKNIFGTCARWAYIALAKARSATVSGRLPEGE comes from the coding sequence ATGCATGCCAGAATAGTATATGATCAGGGCTGGTGGGACAGGTTTGCCGCAGACAGCCCCGGAGGCACGCTGTTTCACCGGTGGAAGTTTTTGGAGATCATGGAAAAGTACTCCTCCTTTAAGATGCTTCCCTACGCCGTCTTCCGGGGTGAAGAGCCGGTCTGCATCTTTCCTCTGTTTTACAGGTCATACGGCGGCCTGAAAGCGGTATTCTCTCCGCCCCTGCAGACCAACGTCCCTTACCTCGGCCCGGCGTTCAGCGAGGGGTATTATGGCCTCAGGCAGCGGAGAAAAGAGAGCTACCTCAACGATGCCGTCGAGGAGGTCAACCGGGAGATCGCCCGGCTATCCCCAAGCTATGTCGCTGTAGACGCCGCCCCGGGCTTCGACGACGTCCGGCCTTTCCTGTGGAGCGGATACGACGTAGACGTTAAGTACACCTACGTCATCGACCTCGCCAGACCTCTGGACAGGATCTGGGAAGGCTTCGACGCAAGCTGTAAAAAGAGAATCAGGCGTTGTGAGCACACGGCTCCGGAGATCCGGCGATCGGAGGACACTCGTGCCTTCTACCAGATTATGGACGAGAGGCTCCGGCTCAAAGGCCAGAGCTCCGTCTACGGTAGCCAGAGCCACGAGTACCTGCGGGACATCCTGACAGCCTTCCCGGAGAACGTGAAAATGCACTTCCTGTGTGACCATGGCATTTCCGGCGTCCAGGTGACGTGCGAGTACCGGGATACCCTGCTCCTGTGGCTGGGAAGCGCCAATGGCCACTATAACGAGTACCTGATCTGGGAGCTGATCAAAAGGGCGAAGGCTGCCGGGCTCCGCCGATTCGAGATCTACGACGGGCACACCAGGCGGCTGACCCCGTTCAAGTCGAAGTTCGGCCCAGGGCTGGAAAAGTGCTACTCCGTCAGCCGGAAAAATATCTTCGGCACATGCGCCCGGTGGGCTTACATCGCACTTGCAAAAGCCCGGTCTGCGACGGTTTCGGGACGCCTGCCGGAGGGTGAGTAG